A genomic stretch from Pseudomonas sp. MUP55 includes:
- a CDS encoding response regulator transcription factor: protein MQTPSVPVNDEHTGAVIADDKRWNTRALIVDDDVPIRELLIDYLARFNILATGVTDGAAMRLAMQAETFDVVVLDLMLPGEDGLTLCRWLRSESDIPILMLTARCEPTDRIIGLELGADDYMSKPFEPRELVARIQTILRRVRDDRTEQRANIRFDSWRLNSVLRQLVADNGLVVPLSNAEFRLLWVFIERPRRVLSREQLLDAARGRSIEAFDRSIDLLVSRLRQKLGDDPKAPQLIKTVRGEGYLFDARDIG from the coding sequence ATGCAGACTCCCTCCGTCCCGGTAAATGACGAGCACACAGGCGCGGTGATCGCCGACGACAAGCGCTGGAACACCCGCGCGCTGATCGTCGATGATGACGTGCCGATTCGTGAACTGCTGATCGACTACCTGGCGCGCTTCAATATTCTCGCCACGGGCGTCACCGACGGCGCGGCGATGCGCCTGGCCATGCAAGCCGAAACCTTCGATGTGGTGGTGCTCGACCTGATGCTGCCGGGCGAAGACGGCCTCACCTTGTGCCGCTGGCTGCGGTCTGAATCAGACATTCCAATCCTGATGCTCACCGCCCGCTGCGAGCCCACCGACCGCATCATCGGCCTGGAACTGGGCGCTGACGACTATATGTCCAAACCCTTTGAGCCGCGCGAACTGGTGGCACGCATCCAGACCATCCTGCGTCGGGTGCGCGATGACCGCACCGAGCAGCGCGCCAACATCCGCTTCGACAGTTGGCGGCTCAACAGCGTGTTGCGCCAGTTAGTGGCCGACAACGGCCTGGTGGTGCCGCTGTCCAACGCCGAGTTTCGCCTGCTGTGGGTATTCATCGAACGCCCGCGTCGGGTGCTGAGCCGCGAGCAATTGCTGGATGCCGCCCGCGGCCGCTCCATCGAAGCCTTTGATCGCAGCATCGACCTGCTGGTGTCGCGCCTGCGCCAGAAACTGGGCGACGACCCCAAGGCCCCCCAACTGATCAAGACCGTACGCGGCGAAGGCTATCTGTTCGACGCGCGGGATATCGGTTGA
- the pyrF gene encoding orotidine-5'-phosphate decarboxylase, producing the protein MSVCQTPIIVALDYPTRDAALKLADQLDPALCRVKVGKELFTSCAAEIVGTLRDKGFEVFLDLKFHDIPNTTAMAVKAAAEMGVWMVNVHCSGGLRMMSACREVLEQRTGPKPLLIGVTVLTSMEREDLAGIGLDIEPQEQVLRLAALAQKAGLDGLVCSALEAQALKTAHPALQLVTPGIRPAGSAQDDQRRILTPRQALDAGSDYLVIGRPISQAADPAKALAAVVAELA; encoded by the coding sequence ATGTCCGTCTGCCAGACTCCTATCATCGTCGCCCTGGATTACCCCACCCGTGACGCCGCACTGAAGCTGGCTGACCAGTTGGACCCCGCGCTTTGCCGGGTCAAGGTCGGCAAGGAATTGTTCACCAGCTGCGCGGCGGAAATCGTCGGCACCCTGCGTGACAAAGGCTTCGAAGTGTTCCTGGACCTGAAATTCCACGATATTCCCAACACCACCGCCATGGCGGTCAAGGCGGCGGCCGAGATGGGCGTGTGGATGGTCAACGTGCATTGCTCCGGCGGCCTGCGCATGATGAGCGCCTGCCGTGAAGTGCTGGAGCAGCGCACCGGGCCCAAACCGCTGCTGATCGGCGTGACCGTGCTGACCAGCATGGAGCGTGAAGACCTGGCCGGCATCGGCCTGGACATCGAGCCACAGGAGCAGGTGTTGCGCCTGGCCGCCCTGGCGCAGAAGGCAGGCCTTGATGGCCTGGTCTGCTCGGCGCTGGAAGCCCAGGCACTCAAGACCGCCCATCCGGCGCTGCAACTGGTGACCCCAGGCATCCGCCCGGCGGGCAGTGCCCAGGACGACCAGCGCCGTATACTGACCCCGCGCCAGGCGCTGGATGCCGGTTCCGACTACCTGGTGATTGGCCGCCCGATCAGCCAAGCGGCCGACCCGGCGAAAGCGTTGGCAGCCGTCGTCGCCGAGCTAGCCTGA
- a CDS encoding NADP-dependent oxidoreductase, with amino-acid sequence MTAHTNRQFLLAKRPVGAATRETFTYQEVPVGTPQDGQVLVRNEYLSLDPAMRGWMNEGKSYIPPVGLGEVMRALGVGKVIASNHPNFAVGDYVNGALGVQDYFLGEPRGFYKVDPKLAPLPRYLSALGMTGMTAYFALLETGAPKPGETVVISGAAGAVGSIAGQIAKLKGCRVVGIAGGADKCKFLVDELGFDAAIDYKHEDVPAALKRECPKGVDVYFDNVGGDILDAVLSRLALKARVVICGAISQYNNKEAVKGPANYLSLLVNRARMEGFVVMDHAANFSAAGQEMAGWMAQGKLKSKEDIVEGLETFPETLMKLFNGENFGKLVLKVS; translated from the coding sequence ATGACTGCCCACACCAACCGCCAGTTCCTGCTTGCCAAACGCCCGGTCGGCGCGGCCACGCGGGAAACCTTCACCTATCAGGAAGTGCCGGTGGGCACGCCGCAGGACGGGCAAGTGCTGGTGCGCAACGAGTACCTGTCCCTGGACCCCGCCATGCGCGGCTGGATGAATGAGGGCAAGTCCTACATTCCACCTGTGGGCCTTGGCGAAGTGATGCGGGCATTGGGCGTGGGCAAAGTGATCGCCTCCAACCACCCGAACTTTGCGGTCGGCGACTACGTCAACGGCGCCTTGGGCGTGCAGGATTACTTCCTGGGCGAGCCGCGCGGGTTCTACAAGGTCGACCCGAAGCTTGCGCCCCTGCCCCGCTACCTGTCCGCGCTGGGCATGACCGGCATGACCGCCTACTTCGCGCTGCTGGAAACGGGCGCACCCAAGCCTGGCGAGACCGTGGTGATCTCCGGCGCGGCCGGTGCGGTAGGCAGCATTGCCGGGCAGATCGCCAAGCTCAAGGGCTGTCGCGTAGTGGGCATCGCCGGCGGCGCCGACAAGTGCAAGTTCCTGGTCGACGAATTGGGCTTCGATGCCGCCATCGACTACAAACACGAAGATGTCCCCGCCGCCCTCAAGCGTGAATGCCCCAAAGGCGTGGATGTGTATTTCGATAACGTGGGCGGCGATATTCTCGACGCGGTGCTCAGCCGCCTGGCGCTGAAGGCGCGGGTGGTGATTTGTGGGGCCATCAGCCAGTACAACAACAAGGAAGCCGTGAAAGGCCCGGCCAACTATCTGTCGTTGCTGGTCAACCGCGCACGGATGGAAGGCTTTGTGGTGATGGATCACGCGGCAAACTTTTCCGCCGCCGGGCAAGAGATGGCCGGCTGGATGGCGCAGGGCAAGCTCAAGAGCAAGGAAGATATCGTTGAAGGGCTGGAGACGTTTCCCGAGACGTTGATGAAGCTGTTCAACGGCGAGAACTTTGGCAAATTGGTGCTGAAGGTCAGCTGA
- a CDS encoding SDR family oxidoreductase, giving the protein MSMTFSGQVALVTGAAAGIGRATALAFAAEGLKVVVADLDVAGGEGTVALIRQCGGEALFVRCNVTLEADVQQLMAQTVAAYGRLDYAFNNAGIEIEKGKLADGSLDEFDAIMGVNVKGVWLCMKYQLPLLLAQGGGAIVNTASVAGLGAAPKMSIYAASKHAVIGLTKSAAIEYAKKKIRVNAVCPAVIDTDMFRRAYEADPRKADFAAAMHPVGRIGKVEEIASAVLYLCSDGAAFTTGQALAVDGGATAI; this is encoded by the coding sequence ATGAGCATGACGTTTTCCGGCCAGGTCGCCCTGGTGACCGGCGCCGCCGCCGGTATTGGCCGCGCTACCGCGTTGGCGTTCGCCGCCGAAGGCTTGAAAGTGGTGGTGGCCGACCTGGATGTGGCAGGCGGCGAGGGCACTGTCGCGTTGATTCGGCAGTGCGGGGGCGAAGCGTTGTTCGTGCGCTGCAACGTCACCCTGGAGGCGGATGTGCAGCAGTTGATGGCGCAGACCGTCGCTGCCTACGGGCGCCTGGACTATGCCTTCAACAATGCCGGGATCGAGATCGAGAAGGGCAAGCTGGCCGACGGCAGTCTGGATGAGTTCGACGCCATCATGGGCGTCAACGTCAAGGGTGTGTGGTTGTGCATGAAGTATCAGCTGCCGCTGTTGCTGGCCCAGGGCGGTGGAGCCATCGTCAACACGGCTTCGGTTGCGGGTTTGGGGGCGGCGCCCAAGATGAGCATCTACGCGGCGTCCAAGCATGCGGTGATCGGCCTGACGAAGTCGGCAGCCATTGAGTACGCAAAAAAGAAAATCCGCGTCAACGCCGTCTGCCCGGCGGTGATCGATACCGATATGTTTCGCCGCGCCTATGAAGCGGATCCGCGCAAGGCCGACTTTGCGGCGGCAATGCACCCAGTGGGGCGCATTGGCAAGGTCGAGGAAATCGCCAGCGCTGTGTTGTATCTGTGCAGCGACGGTGCGGCCTTCACCACCGGCCAGGCCCTGGCGGTGGACGGCGGTGCAACGGCAATTTAA
- a CDS encoding PLP-dependent aminotransferase family protein, whose translation MDLGIDRQAPVPVVQQIISAVAGWIRRNGVSPGTRLPSVRQLALDNLLSQSSVIEAFERMAAQGLLASRKGSGFVVAQPAIVQEKTWYEGAEQGWGSFTEGPLGELKLGCGWLPDSWRESDDISYAIREVSRTDTAGLFNYSTPLGLPALREQLLKRLNQIDVPSSLECILTTHGASHALDLLIRTLLKAGDTVVVETPGHGNLYRQLAFHGVTLLEVPRTGMGPDIEVLEAHLRCHRPKCLFISSLYHNPTGTSLCRAVAERLLALACSEDFLIIEEDVYGDLQHASCTRLSALPHEDRVIYVSSFSKTLSSALRVGYLSAGAAIIEQLTYLKTLTGIGTSRFAEAMVATLLANGTYRKWVQRLRKRLNTQMAATLQVLEDEEWQVFAVPAGGMFLWARPGTQPPCCMQTYARRLGVLLSPATLFHPTGACSEWLRINVAYAADQRALALFRALGPARSTSAILKTTGV comes from the coding sequence ATGGATTTAGGGATTGATCGACAAGCCCCGGTACCGGTGGTGCAGCAAATCATCAGCGCAGTCGCGGGATGGATTCGCAGGAATGGGGTGAGCCCCGGCACGCGCTTACCGTCCGTTCGCCAATTGGCCCTCGACAATCTGCTGAGCCAGTCCAGCGTGATCGAGGCCTTCGAGCGGATGGCGGCCCAAGGTCTGCTGGCCTCGAGAAAAGGCTCGGGGTTCGTGGTGGCGCAGCCTGCGATCGTCCAGGAAAAAACGTGGTATGAAGGCGCCGAGCAAGGGTGGGGCAGTTTTACCGAAGGTCCGTTGGGCGAACTGAAGCTCGGCTGCGGCTGGCTCCCGGACAGCTGGCGCGAGAGCGATGACATCAGCTACGCGATCCGCGAAGTCAGCCGAACCGACACCGCAGGCCTGTTCAACTACAGCACGCCGCTGGGGCTGCCGGCCCTGCGTGAGCAATTGCTCAAGCGCCTGAACCAGATTGACGTGCCCAGCAGTCTGGAGTGCATTCTCACCACTCATGGCGCCAGCCATGCGCTGGACCTGCTCATACGCACGCTGCTCAAGGCAGGCGATACCGTGGTGGTCGAGACGCCTGGACACGGCAACCTCTACCGACAACTGGCGTTCCACGGAGTTACGTTGCTCGAAGTGCCGCGTACGGGCATGGGCCCGGATATCGAGGTGCTGGAGGCGCACCTGCGTTGCCATCGTCCCAAGTGCCTGTTCATCAGCAGCCTCTATCACAACCCTACCGGCACCAGCCTGTGCCGCGCGGTGGCCGAGCGCTTGCTGGCGCTGGCCTGCAGCGAGGATTTTCTGATCATCGAGGAAGACGTCTACGGCGACCTGCAACATGCCAGTTGCACACGGTTGTCGGCGTTGCCCCATGAAGACCGCGTCATCTATGTCTCCAGTTTTTCCAAGACGCTGAGCAGTGCCCTGCGCGTGGGCTACCTGAGCGCCGGTGCGGCGATCATTGAGCAACTGACTTATCTCAAGACCCTGACGGGCATCGGCACCTCGCGTTTTGCCGAAGCGATGGTGGCGACCTTGCTGGCCAACGGCACCTACCGCAAGTGGGTGCAGCGCCTGCGCAAGCGCCTGAATACCCAAATGGCCGCGACCTTGCAGGTGCTGGAAGATGAAGAGTGGCAAGTGTTTGCGGTACCCGCGGGCGGCATGTTCCTGTGGGCGCGACCTGGCACGCAGCCACCCTGCTGCATGCAGACGTACGCCCGTAGGCTCGGTGTCTTGCTGTCGCCGGCAACGCTGTTCCACCCGACGGGGGCTTGCAGTGAGTGGCTGCGCATCAACGTGGCCTATGCGGCGGACCAACGCGCATTGGCACTGTTTCGTGCCCTCGGCCCCGCCAGATCGACCTCGGCCATTCTGAAAACGACGGGTGTGTAG
- a CDS encoding methyl-accepting chemotaxis protein: MTATVHDVARNAEEAAQAAQTADDKVDSGQRVVRQSLQRIELLASSSNSASASIESLSAEIQNIGTVLSVIKSVAEQTNLLALNAAIEAARAGEQGRGFAVVADEVRALAKRTQQSTEEIERLVSTLRSAAQSSVQQIQHSGELVKLAVSDALETESALGSIAAAVSLIQQMNQQIAAAAEEQSSVAEEINRSVTSIRASADQSALSMQGNAASSIELAQLGAELKGMVGHFRL, translated from the coding sequence ATGACCGCCACGGTGCACGACGTGGCGCGTAACGCCGAAGAGGCTGCGCAAGCCGCGCAGACGGCAGACGACAAGGTCGACAGCGGCCAACGGGTGGTGCGTCAGAGTTTGCAGCGCATCGAATTGCTGGCCTCGTCCAGCAACAGTGCCAGCGCCAGCATCGAGAGCCTCAGCGCCGAGATCCAGAACATCGGCACGGTCTTGAGCGTGATCAAGAGCGTCGCCGAGCAAACCAACCTGCTCGCCCTGAACGCCGCGATCGAAGCGGCCCGCGCCGGGGAGCAAGGACGCGGCTTTGCGGTGGTTGCCGATGAGGTACGCGCCCTGGCCAAGCGCACCCAGCAATCGACCGAAGAAATCGAGCGCCTGGTCAGCACCTTGCGCAGCGCGGCGCAGTCATCGGTACAGCAGATTCAGCACAGTGGCGAACTGGTGAAACTGGCCGTCAGTGATGCGCTGGAAACCGAAAGCGCCCTGGGCAGCATTGCAGCGGCGGTGTCGTTGATCCAGCAGATGAACCAGCAGATTGCCGCAGCGGCTGAAGAGCAAAGCTCGGTGGCCGAAGAGATCAATCGCAGCGTCACCAGCATCCGGGCGAGTGCCGATCAATCGGCGTTGAGCATGCAGGGCAATGCCGCGTCGAGCATAGAGCTTGCGCAGTTGGGCGCTGAACTCAAGGGCATGGTGGGGCACTTTCGCCTCTGA
- a CDS encoding alpha/beta fold hydrolase, giving the protein MPVAVIDGQPLHYVDQGNGPVVLLGSSYLWDRHMWAPQIDALSRQYRVIVPELWGHGESGALPAQTTSLDDLARQNLALLDHLDIPQVNLVGLSVGGMWGARLALLAPERVNSLVLMDTHLGAEPQATRQYYFSLFKMIEDAGAIPPTLLDVIAPIFFRADIDRESALYQDFRQSLQDFSRQRLQDSVVPLGRLIFSREDILDQLPRLDCDTTLVMCGEQDKPRPPAESREMAELIGCALTLIPDAGHISSRENPDFVNEALLTFLANNA; this is encoded by the coding sequence ATGCCTGTCGCCGTGATTGATGGACAACCGCTGCACTATGTCGACCAGGGCAACGGCCCGGTCGTTTTGCTGGGTTCGAGCTACTTGTGGGACCGCCACATGTGGGCACCGCAAATCGACGCGCTGTCCCGGCAATACCGTGTGATCGTGCCTGAACTGTGGGGCCACGGTGAGTCGGGGGCACTGCCCGCGCAGACTACCTCCCTTGACGACCTGGCCCGTCAGAACCTGGCACTGCTGGACCATCTGGACATTCCACAGGTCAACCTGGTGGGCCTTTCGGTCGGCGGCATGTGGGGCGCCCGCCTTGCCCTGCTGGCGCCTGAACGTGTCAACAGCCTGGTGCTGATGGACACCCACCTCGGCGCCGAACCGCAAGCTACCCGCCAGTATTACTTCTCGCTGTTCAAGATGATCGAAGACGCCGGCGCCATCCCGCCGACGCTGCTGGATGTGATTGCGCCGATCTTCTTCCGTGCGGACATCGACCGCGAATCAGCGCTGTATCAAGACTTTCGCCAGTCGCTGCAGGATTTCTCCCGGCAACGTCTGCAGGACAGCGTCGTGCCCCTGGGCCGCTTGATTTTCAGCCGCGAAGACATTCTCGATCAGCTTCCACGCCTGGATTGCGACACCACCCTGGTGATGTGCGGCGAGCAGGACAAACCGCGGCCACCCGCAGAGTCCAGGGAAATGGCCGAGCTCATCGGCTGCGCCCTGACGCTGATTCCCGATGCCGGGCATATCTCCAGCCGGGAGAACCCGGACTTCGTCAATGAAGCGCTGCTGACGTTCCTCGCCAACAACGCCTGA
- a CDS encoding PLP-dependent aminotransferase family protein, translating into MVQMRKWRPLLKLDEHSPQASYRKIAEGLVTAIVEGRLPPGTLLPGTREMAQLLDVNRKTVILAYEEAATKGWLISEPRRGTFVNAQLTPTQLPGRAPQSFAPPILAQPVVPYFTHNAQVTALRHRHDALFFDNGTSDHRLLPQAVLHRYYRNALRNSFASNTVRYGSEGTAYHLRCALAEMLRSERGLAVNAENICLTQGTQMSLYLSASLLLKPGDVVLVERLSYPPAWEIFRQLGAQLVTVDIDEEGCRTDQIDRLCQVHTVRMIYLTPHHQFPSTVSLHAARRQQLLALAALHDFSIIEEDYDHEFHFNGRPYLPLASDRAQRHVIYVGSLSKALGSTFRCSYVVAPAQVVEALHRNAALMLGDADAVAQKMLADLINAGELKKHLRRVSKEYRVRRETLQTCLHEALGDRIQVREPEGGLALWVRFEDEIDVDRLVNIALDHGLVVRSGRQFSPMDTPENALRLGFASLNQEEIRQATLRLAQAANSL; encoded by the coding sequence ATGGTCCAGATGCGTAAATGGCGCCCTTTGCTCAAGCTCGACGAGCACTCACCACAAGCGTCCTACCGCAAGATTGCCGAAGGCCTGGTGACCGCTATCGTCGAAGGGCGCCTTCCGCCCGGCACCTTGCTGCCAGGTACACGGGAAATGGCGCAATTGCTCGACGTCAACCGCAAGACCGTGATCCTGGCCTACGAAGAAGCCGCGACCAAAGGCTGGCTTATCAGCGAGCCCCGCCGTGGGACGTTCGTCAATGCCCAACTGACGCCCACCCAACTGCCCGGTCGCGCGCCGCAGTCCTTCGCGCCACCGATCCTGGCGCAGCCGGTGGTGCCGTATTTCACCCACAACGCGCAGGTCACCGCGCTGCGCCACCGACATGACGCGCTGTTCTTCGATAACGGCACCAGTGACCACCGCCTGCTGCCCCAAGCCGTGTTGCATCGCTACTACCGCAACGCCCTGCGCAACAGCTTTGCCTCCAACACCGTGCGCTACGGCAGCGAAGGCACCGCCTATCACCTGCGCTGCGCCCTCGCCGAGATGCTGCGCAGCGAGCGCGGCCTGGCGGTCAACGCCGAGAACATCTGCCTGACCCAGGGCACTCAGATGTCGCTGTACCTGAGCGCCAGCCTGCTGCTCAAGCCGGGAGATGTGGTCCTGGTGGAACGCCTTAGTTACCCGCCTGCGTGGGAAATTTTCCGTCAATTGGGCGCGCAACTGGTCACGGTGGACATCGATGAAGAAGGGTGTCGTACGGATCAGATCGACCGCTTATGCCAGGTCCACACCGTGCGCATGATCTATCTCACCCCGCACCACCAGTTCCCCAGCACCGTCAGCCTGCACGCCGCGCGGCGACAACAGCTGTTGGCGCTCGCCGCACTGCACGACTTCAGCATCATCGAAGAAGACTACGACCACGAGTTCCACTTCAACGGTCGCCCTTACCTGCCGCTCGCCAGTGACCGCGCGCAGCGTCATGTGATCTATGTCGGTTCGTTATCCAAAGCGCTTGGCTCAACGTTTCGCTGCAGCTATGTGGTCGCCCCCGCCCAGGTGGTCGAAGCCCTGCACCGCAATGCGGCACTGATGTTGGGAGACGCCGACGCCGTCGCCCAGAAGATGCTGGCCGACCTGATCAATGCCGGTGAACTGAAAAAGCACCTGCGCCGCGTGTCCAAAGAATATCGGGTGCGTCGGGAGACGTTGCAAACCTGCCTGCACGAAGCGTTGGGTGATCGCATCCAGGTGCGCGAGCCGGAAGGCGGCCTGGCGCTGTGGGTGCGTTTTGAGGATGAAATAGACGTCGATCGACTGGTAAACATCGCCTTGGACCACGGACTGGTGGTGCGCAGCGGCCGGCAGTTTTCGCCGATGGACACGCCGGAGAATGCGCTGCGGCTGGGCTTCGCGTCGCTCAACCAGGAAGAAATCCGTCAAGCCACCTTGCGTCTGGCCCAAGCGGCGAACAGCCTTTAG
- a CDS encoding M24 family metallopeptidase, which translates to MRHVIELSPSGKTFEAGDELLLDAMLASGLSVPFSCRRGACGSCKVLVADGEYRAKRLAPDAPAPCYPLAANEMLLCQSHACTDMRLEIPGWSLDSPALVVEAQVLGKRALASDVIELVLKPDAPVLARPGQYLKFRLADGDTRCFSIANLPAQDDGRLVFHIRRVSGGYFSEGILDGLAVGERLPLEGPFGACTWQEEDATAVVLFATGTGYAGIKPILLSALKGDREVTLYWGGAHSADFYDSAFLDQSMLQHPGFRWHPVRSSEGRVHEVALSHGHHWEVTQVYACGNATMLGQVRSHCVEAGLPSHRFVAEAFVASGRSSAGTVSPGFDPIWEKVGPRYSLDGMLAAREKSIRALAAIASQLKVGMTTGEALEMAAQQLQAMGASHTWHPTYIRFGADTVRPPREGIDRQRRLRAKDIAVVDLGPVWDGYEGDYGDTFVFGDAPLHLACTTALHEVFDETRQAWLRGLTGRELYDFAEQSALAKGWRLARNLAGHRLADFPHALFESKQLADLEIAPSEMAWVLEIQLCHPTEPVGGFFEDMLMLQI; encoded by the coding sequence ATGCGTCATGTCATCGAACTGTCCCCCTCGGGGAAAACCTTTGAGGCCGGCGACGAGCTGTTGCTTGACGCGATGCTCGCCAGCGGCTTGTCCGTGCCGTTCTCCTGCCGCCGTGGCGCCTGCGGTTCGTGCAAGGTGCTGGTCGCTGACGGCGAGTACCGGGCCAAGCGCCTGGCGCCGGATGCCCCCGCACCCTGTTACCCCCTGGCCGCCAATGAAATGTTGTTGTGCCAGAGCCACGCGTGCACCGACATGCGTCTGGAAATTCCTGGCTGGTCCCTGGATAGTCCCGCGCTGGTCGTCGAGGCGCAGGTACTCGGCAAGCGCGCACTCGCGTCGGACGTCATCGAGTTGGTACTGAAGCCGGATGCACCGGTGTTGGCCCGCCCTGGCCAATACCTCAAATTCCGCCTGGCAGACGGGGACACGCGCTGTTTCTCGATTGCCAACCTGCCTGCGCAGGACGACGGGCGTCTGGTCTTCCACATTCGTCGGGTCAGCGGCGGGTACTTTTCCGAGGGTATTCTGGATGGCTTGGCCGTGGGTGAGCGCTTGCCATTGGAGGGGCCGTTCGGCGCCTGCACCTGGCAGGAGGAGGATGCAACCGCCGTTGTCCTGTTCGCCACGGGCACCGGTTATGCGGGCATCAAGCCGATCCTGTTGAGCGCGCTCAAAGGTGATCGTGAGGTGACCTTGTATTGGGGCGGCGCGCACTCCGCGGATTTTTATGACAGCGCCTTCCTGGACCAGTCGATGCTTCAACATCCAGGTTTTCGCTGGCATCCCGTACGCTCATCCGAGGGCAGGGTGCACGAGGTTGCGTTGAGTCATGGGCACCACTGGGAAGTGACCCAGGTCTATGCGTGTGGTAACGCCACTATGCTCGGCCAGGTGCGCAGCCATTGCGTTGAGGCGGGGTTGCCAAGCCATCGGTTTGTGGCGGAGGCTTTCGTCGCCAGTGGTCGGTCAAGTGCTGGAACGGTTTCCCCGGGGTTCGACCCGATCTGGGAAAAAGTCGGCCCGCGTTACTCCCTGGATGGCATGCTGGCGGCGCGAGAAAAATCCATACGCGCCCTTGCGGCCATCGCCAGCCAGTTGAAAGTCGGCATGACCACCGGCGAAGCCCTGGAGATGGCTGCGCAGCAACTTCAGGCCATGGGCGCTTCACACACCTGGCATCCCACTTACATCCGTTTTGGCGCCGACACGGTGCGCCCGCCCCGCGAAGGCATCGACCGTCAGCGCAGGCTGCGCGCCAAGGATATTGCCGTGGTCGACCTAGGCCCGGTGTGGGACGGTTATGAAGGCGACTACGGCGACACCTTTGTCTTCGGCGACGCACCGCTGCACCTGGCCTGTACCACCGCGCTGCATGAGGTATTCGATGAAACGCGCCAGGCATGGCTGCGCGGCCTGACCGGGCGCGAACTCTACGACTTCGCCGAACAGAGCGCCCTGGCCAAGGGCTGGAGACTGGCGCGCAACCTGGCCGGGCACCGCCTCGCGGATTTTCCCCATGCGTTGTTCGAGAGCAAGCAGTTGGCCGACCTGGAGATTGCGCCGAGTGAAATGGCCTGGGTACTGGAAATCCAGCTGTGCCATCCCACGGAGCCGGTCGGTGGGTTCTTTGAAGACATGCTGATGTTGCAGATCTGA